The genomic interval GTCGTGATAGATCGACTGCCAGGCGAGCCAGCCGACGGGCAGCACGATCAGAGCCAAGATCACCAGCAATGCCGGCGACACCAGCGCCAGCATCAGGCCGTCTTCACGACGCTGATGGCGCAGGGAGGGATCTGGTGTCGGTGTCGCCAACGCTGCCTCGCTTACTTCTGCATGAACGCCGCCCAGCGCTTCTCGGCCGCTTCGCCCTGCGGCGAAGACCACCAGGCGTAGGACATCAGCGCCTGCTTCGCCGCGTTCGCCGGCTCGCTCGGCAGTTGCGCGGCACGCTCCGGCTTGATCACGCTGGTCTCGAACGCCTTCGGGTTGCCGGGACCGTAGTCGATGTGGAGCGGCAGATTGGCCTGATGCACGGGGTCGACGGCCTCGTTGAGGAATTTGACGGCGGTGTCGAGGTTCGGCGCGCCCTTGAGGATGCAGAGCGAGGTGCTCTGCAAGATGCCCTGGTTGTAGGTGAAGGCGACCTTGGCGCCCTCCTTGGCGACTGCGCTGACGCGACCGTTCCACGCCATCTCCATGTCGACCTCGCCGTCATTGAGAAGCTGCGCCGATTGCGCGCCGGAGGTCCACCACACCGTGATGTGTGGCTTGATCTCTTCAAGTTTCTTGAAGGCGCGATCGACGTCGAGCGGGTAGAGCTTGTCCGGCGCGACGCCGTCGGCCATCAGTGCCGCTTCGAGCGTCGCGAAGGGGTGGTTGCGCAGCGCGCGGCGGCCGGGAAACTTCTTCACGTCCCAGAAATCGGCCCAGCTGTTCGGCGCGTCCTTCGGGAAAGTCTTCTGGCTGTAGGACAGCACGCTGGAATAGAACTCGTAGGACACCGAATAGGGACTGCGATAGGCCTCCGGCATCGCGGCGCCATTTGGAATCTTCGAGAAGTCGAGCTTCTCCATCAGCCCCTGCTCGCCGCCGCGCAGGCAGTTGCCGGTCGGGGTGTCCACGACGTCCCAGATCGGCTTGCCGCTGCCGACCTGCGTCTTGATCGCTGGCCAGGCGTCGGGGATCGAATCCTGGTTGACGGTGATGCCGAGCTTCTTGGCTGAGGGATCGAGGATCGCCACCATCTGCGCCTGCTGATAGGCACCGCCCTGCGAGACGAAAGTGATTTGCTCCGCGGCCTGTGCCGCGACGTTGCCGAACCCCATCGCCGCGATCGACGCGCCAAGCAACAGATAGCCGTATTTCAAGCCCGATACCTTTTTCATTCGATCCTCCTCTCCAGCCAATTGAGATGTCATCGTCCGATCGCGTCCATAAACTGGTACCAGCCGGCGACCATGCGCACGGCGGGCTCGCGCAACGGATAGAACGGAATTGTCTTGAGCCGGCTTGCATCGAGCAGGCCGACCTCAGGCGTCTCGCCGCGGACGAAGGCCGCGAGGTAACGGCCCATCAGGCTCGACATCGCGACGCCGGCGCCGTTGTAGCCCATCGCGAACAGCGTCCGGTCGTCGAGCCGGCCGATATGCGGCACCGAGTCCAGTGTCATGCCGACGAGGCCCGACCATTTGAACGCGAGCGGCAGGTCGGCGAGATCGGGGAAGATGCCGACCATGGCCTTACGCAGCGCGTCAAAGGCGGATTCGGAGTCCTGCTTGCCGAAGGCGCCGCGGCCGCCGAAAACCACGCGGTTGTCCACCATGCGGAACCAACGCATCATGCGCTTGGTCTCGGTGTAGGTCCGTCCCGTCGGCATCAGCCGTCCCGCGAGATTGCGCGGCAGTTTTTCGGTCGCGATGATGGCGCTGCGGAACGGGATCAGCGTGTGCTGCATATGGGCGGTCGCGCCCGTCAGGTCCGAATAGCTGTTGGTCGCGATGATCGCCTGTTTGGCGCGTACCGTGCCCTTCGGCGTCTCCGCGACGATTCCGCCCTGCTCCCGCCGCAGCTTCACGACCGGGGTGTCCTGGTAGATCGCGACACCACGACGCGCCACGCCGTCGGCAAGGCCGCGCACATAGTTGAGCGGATGGATGCCGCCGGAGCCCGGATTGAGCACGCCGCCGACGAAGACGTCTGAGCCGGTTTCATCGCGCACACCCTTGGCGTCGAGAATGCGGACCTCCGCATCCCCCATCTCGCGTTTCATCCAGTCGGCCTCGTCGATCGCCGCCTTCAGCGTCGTCTCGTTGTGCGCGGCCTTGACCTGGCCGGTGCGCGTCAGCGCGGCGCTGGCGATGCCGAACTCGGAGACGAGCTCCTCGACGATATCGGTCGATTCGTGCGCGATCTCGTACATGCGCCGTGCCATGGCGCGGCCATGCGCGGCATCGATCTCGCGGAACGACAGGCGGAATTTTGCGGTGATCACTCCACCATTGCGGCCGCTCGCGCCCCAGCCGGGCCTGTTGGCCTCGAGCACGACGGGCGCAAGCCCGCTTTTCGCGATGTGATGCGCTGCCGACAGGCCGGTATAGCCAGCGCCGATGATGACGACGTCGGCCTGGGTCTCCCCAGTCAGGACCGGGAATTCGCGCGCAGCATCGGCCGTGCTCGCCCATAGCGAGTTGGCCGATGGCAGCGAGGTCCAATTCCCTGTCATGCGCGCATCCATGCCTTATGCCGCCGCGCCGATCGCCGCGTCCGCAAAGGCTTTCATGGTCGAAAAGTGGAAGTCGGGCTTGGTCAGGTTCGGCACTTCGGGCGTACCGCCGAAACCAGGCATGCCCTGGCGCCGCTCGATCCAGCAGACCTTGTAGCCGAGTTTTCGCGCGATCCCGATGTCGTGATACTGGCTCTGCGCGACGTGCAGGATGTCGGACTGCTTGTAGCCGAAGGCGGACTGCCGCCCCTTGTTGTAGGCGAAAAATTCCGGATCAGGCTTTGCAACGCCTGTGTCGTCGGCGCAGACCGTGTCGTCGAAGGGATTGCCGAGCGCATGCGCGTAGCAGGACAGCGCGACGCGGTCGGCATTGGTCATCGCCACCAGGCGGAATTTGGTGCGCAGGCGCTTCAAGGCCTCGACGGAGTCGGCGAACGGCGCCCAGCGCAGCACTGCGAGCTGGAACACGTCGCAGGAGGCATCGTCGGAGGGAAGCTTAAGCTCCTTTGCGAGATGGCGGTAGACGTGGAACATCACCTCGCTCGACCGTTCTGGATGCAGATCGCGGCCGCGCTTGTAATGGACAAAAATCTGGTCGTCTGAGAGCTCGGCTGGCGTCTTGCCCGAAATCTTGCGCACCGCGTTGAGCACGCCGGTCTCGAAATCGATCAAGGTGCCGACGACGTCGAAGGTAAGGACCTTGAAATTGCTGAACGAGGATGAGGACGGCATTGGGAGCTTCTTCTCTTTAGTTTCGATTGGGTTGCTTGAGGGGATTCATGCGCCCGCTTTCGGCACGACGATGGTATCCTCGGGGTGAAGGGTGACGCTGAGACTGCCGCCGACCGGCGGGATGCGGCGATGCGCCTCGTGATGGCTCGGCTGGCGCAGGCTGAGCGCGGTGCCGTCGGCAAGCGCCAGGAAGAGGCGCAGGCTCTCGCCCTGATAGACCACGTCGGTGACGGTGCCGGTGAGACGGTTGCAGGTGGCATCACCAGCGCCGTCGTCGATCAAGAGCTTTTCGCTGTGAACGGCGAGCATGAGCGCGTCCGAGGCAGGAATCGCCCGCGCACTGCGCAGCACGGCGTTGCCGAGCGCAACGCTGCAGTCATCGAGGCGGCGGACCGGCAGCAGGGTCGCTTCGCCAATAAAACTCGCGACGAAGGAATCCGCGGGGTGATCGTGCAGTCGCGCCGGCTCGTCGATCTGAATCAGGCGACCGTCCTTCATGACGGCGACGCGGTCGCTCATGGTCAGCGCCTCGCGCTGGTCATGGGTGACGTAGATGATGGTCGCGCCGATGCGCCTGTGCAGCGCGCGCAGCTCGATCTGCATGGACTCGCGCAATTGCTTGTCGAGCGCCGAGAGCGGCTCGTCCATCAGGATCAGCCGCGGCTCGAAGATCATAGCGCGCGCCAGTGCCACGCGCTGGCGCTGGCCGCCGGAGAGCTGCGCCACGCCGCGCGCCTCGTAGCCGGCAAGCCCGACCATGGCGAGCGCGGTGCGCACCTTGTCGGGCCATTTCGACTTCGGCAAGTGGCGTGCGCGCAGGGGAAAGGCGACGTTCTCGCCGACGCTCATATGAGGAAACAGCGCGTAGTTCTGGAACACCACGCCGATGTCGCGCTTATGCGGCGGCATCCAGGTGACGTCGCGGCCACCGAAGAGGATCGTGCCGGACGAGGGCAGGATGAAGCCGCCCAAAATGCCGAGCAGCGTGGTCTTACCGGATCCGGATGGGCCGAGCAGCGAGACGAACTCGCCGGCACCAACATTGAGCGAAACGTCGTCGAGGGCGCGAACCGCGCCGTAAGCCTTGCTTGCGGACCTGATCTCGACGCTTTCCGCTCGTTTGTCCAACGATCGACCTCGCCACGTCCTGCAACGGCGTGCCTCACTGCACGCCATAAGCCTGCCTTATATACAAGGACTCGGGGCACTCACGGTTGTAGCGTGCGTCGCACCCAATCTTCTCTCGCGAGCCCAGTCTTTAGGCTGTCATGCCAATGACACCAGAGTTGGCAAAACTCGGCAATTGCCAAATTCTCACCAACGGCATAACATCAAGTTATGCCTGAACTCCGCCGCATGCTGCCTTCCTCGAACGCCCTGTTCGTCTTCGACGCGGCGGCGCGCAACGGCAGCTTTACGGCGGCGGCTGCCGAGCTGAATGTCACGCAGCCCGCGGTGAGCCGGATGCTCGGCCAGTTCGAGGATCATCTCGGCGTCCGCCTGTTCGACCGCAAGGCCGGACGCGCCGTGCTGACCGAAGAGGGCGAACTGCTGTACAGGCGCGTGCTCGACGGGTTTCGCAGCATCGAGACCGGCTTGATCGAGATCGAGCGCCGGCGCAAGGGCACCGAGACGGTAACGCTGTCGGTATCGTCAGCCTTCACCACGCACTGGCTGATGCCGCGGATCGACAAGCTGCAACGGCGCTTTCCCAATGTCGATTTGCGCTTCCAGTTGATCTCGGGTGCGCTGCGCGGCCCGGTCGAGAATGTCGACCTCGGCATGCGCTTCCGCGACCGCGACGAGCCGTATTCCGGCGGCACGCTGGTCATGAAGGAGGTCATGCTGCCGGTGTGCAGCCCCGGCTATATGAGCGAAGCCGAGCCTGCGGAAGGCAACACGATCATCCGGCTTGCCGAAACGCCAGGTGACTGGGCGGCGGACTATCCGAGCTTCCTGACCAGGCGGCGCGGCCCGGCCAAGTCGCTCAGCTTCAGCGACTATGCGGTGGTGGTGCAGGCCGGCCTGCTCGGCCAGGGCATCGCGCTGGGATGGCTGACCGTCACCTCGCACTGGCTGCTCACCGGCGCGCTGGTGCCGGCCTCCGACACGCTCACCACCACGCGGCGGGTCTGCGAATTCTTGCCGCCACGCAACCGGCCGATGCGCCCCATCGCGGCCGAAATCCGCGACTGGATCATCGAGCAGATGCGCGGCGAGATCGCACAGATTGACCGGCTGCATCCACGGCTTGGATTAATGGCCGTCTGTTATTGAGCGTGCCGATCAGCAGCGCGACCATTTGGCCGACGATCGGCTTCATGAATTGCCGACAGATCACGGGTCCGGCAAAGACGGAGTACTCGATTCCGATCGTCGACACCTCCGTTGCCAGGGAAACCGAGTTACTTCGTCTCGTGATGCTGACCGGCCGCAGATCAGAAATGTCGACCTAGGACTCTCGCACTTCTTCCGCCGCGAAGGCAATCTCATTGCGACCGTGAAAGCGCAGACCCTCTACCGCGAAGTGCAACGATTCTACCAGGGCGTTCAAGCGGTCCAAGACGTCGCGATCGAGTTCAAGAGCGGTGCGGCATCGAGGCGATCCGAATTTACGCTGCCCTGAATGGCCGCAGGACCATGTGTCGATTGACATCCTTATAGAGGAGATAACGGAACCGACCGGGGCCTCCGGCGTAGCACGCCTGCGGGCAGAAAGCGCGCAGCCACATATAATCTCCTGCCTCGACCTCGACCCAGTCCTGGTTGAGCCGGTAGACGGCCTTGCCCTCCAAAACGTAAAGGCCGTGTTCCATGACATGGGTCTCAGTGAAGGGAATCGACGCGCCCGGCTCGAACGTGACGATATTGATGTGCATGTCATATCGGATATCGGTCGGATCGATGAAGCGCGTGGTCGTCCATCTCCCGTCTGTGTCGGGCATTGGCGACGGCGGGAGCGAGTCTTCATTTGTCACAATGACATCGGGCTCGGCCAATCCCGGCACGCGCTGGTACAACTTGCGGATCCAGTGAACATGCGCCGGGCTCGAACCGCGGTTACGAAGGCTCCAGGCAGAGCCCGGCGGCAGGTAGGCAAAGCCGCCAGGCCGCAGCTCCCGTTCCCTGTCCGCAAGCTTCAGGCTCAACTTGCCGCCTGCGACGAAGAGCGCGCCCTCAGCGCCCTTGTCCGGCTCCGGCAGCTCGCTTCCACCGCGCGGCGCCACTTCCATGAGATAATGGGAGAACGTCTCGGCAAATCCGGAGAGCGGTCGCGCCAGCACCCAGACACGGGTGTTGTCCCAGTGCGGCAGATGGCTGACGACGATGTCGCGCTGCACGCTGTTCGGTATGACCGCATATGCGTTGGTGAAGACCGCACGGCCGCTCAAGAGCTCCGTCTGGGCTGGATGGCCGCCCTGCGGCACGTGATAGGTTCGCGATGGCATCGCTGTGGCCTCCTACAGATTTCTCGTGCGGTATGTCATTGCGCGGCACTGCTTCGCGCGCGTCATTTTGCGAGAATGCTGTCCGGCGCGAGATCGACCCGCATCATCTCTTCCAGCCAATATTCCTCGAGATTGTCGCCCCCACCCTTTCGGTCGACGACGAAGAACGGACTGGAGGCTTCCAGAACAAGCAGCGGATGGTGCCAGCAGTTGCGGGCATAGTTCACGCCCTGGTTTCCCGCTGCAGCGAAGGCCCGATAGGTTGAGGCGATGCGCGGGTCCGTGCAAACGACGATCAGCCAGTCCTTACCGTTCAAGGGCATGAACAATTGGCTTCCGAGCGGATGGCGCTCCATCAGACGGATCGCGATCGGCGCAGGCCGGGTGGAGGCGACAAACCAGCTGATGTTGATCTGTCCGCCTTCCGCGCTGACGTCGATAGTGGCGAGATCGTTAAAGCGCTGGGCATAGCCTTCGTTGATCGGCAGGGGCGTCAACCCGTCCGTATCAACGACATCGCCAAACGGCGCAAACGCCTCCCTCGTTAGAGGCTCAATCGAAAGCGTCAGCATCGCCACATTCCAACAAACACCCGCGTTTCATGCCGTCTGTGCACCCGGAACCGGCTCATCTCCGCCGACAGCATCGACGAGCCCGTTACTTGAGGGATCAATCTCGCCGTTCAGGATACCATGCGCTTTTGCCCGATCGATGTCGCCTTCCCATGACGCGACGACGACGGTGGCAACGCAGTTTCCGACATAATTGCCGAGCGCGCGGGCAATGCCGATGAACCAGTCGACCGACAGGATGAGCACAAGGCCAATCGCCGGAATAGCCGGGATAGCGGCAAGCGTCGCGGCGAGCACGACGATGGCCGAGCCTGGAACGCCGTGAGCACCTTTCGAAGTGAGTAGCGCAACGCCAAGAATGGCCAGGAGGTCACCCGTGGCAAGCGGCGTGTTGGTCGCCTGTGCAATGAAGACTGCGGCCAAGGTCAGGTAGATGGAGAACGCGTCCAGATTGAACGAATATCCGGTCGGAATCACCAGGCCAACGGTCGACCGCTTGATGCCGAGCTGCTCGAGCTTTCGCATGGTTTGCGGCAGCACACTGTCGCCTGCGGCGGTGCCGAGAACGATCATCAACTCTTCGCGCAAGTACGCGAGCAACTTGAACAGGCTGAAGCCAGACAGTCGCATGATCGCGCCGAGCACTACGATCACAAACAGGACCACGGCCAAATAGAACAGGCCGACGAGTCCGCCGAGTTGCTTGAGCGAACCAATACCGTACTTGCCAACGGTGAAGGCGATCGCACCAAACACGCCAATCGGGGCGAGCCGGACGACGAAATTCATCATCTTGAAAATGATTTCGTTGACGCGCTCGACGAACTCGACGACTGGCCTCGCCCGCTCGCCGCACAAGGACACGGCGCAGCCGAACATGATG from Bradyrhizobium arachidis carries:
- a CDS encoding ABC transporter substrate-binding protein, translated to MKKVSGLKYGYLLLGASIAAMGFGNVAAQAAEQITFVSQGGAYQQAQMVAILDPSAKKLGITVNQDSIPDAWPAIKTQVGSGKPIWDVVDTPTGNCLRGGEQGLMEKLDFSKIPNGAAMPEAYRSPYSVSYEFYSSVLSYSQKTFPKDAPNSWADFWDVKKFPGRRALRNHPFATLEAALMADGVAPDKLYPLDVDRAFKKLEEIKPHITVWWTSGAQSAQLLNDGEVDMEMAWNGRVSAVAKEGAKVAFTYNQGILQSTSLCILKGAPNLDTAVKFLNEAVDPVHQANLPLHIDYGPGNPKAFETSVIKPERAAQLPSEPANAAKQALMSYAWWSSPQGEAAEKRWAAFMQK
- a CDS encoding FAD-binding oxidoreductase, which encodes MTGNWTSLPSANSLWASTADAAREFPVLTGETQADVVIIGAGYTGLSAAHHIAKSGLAPVVLEANRPGWGASGRNGGVITAKFRLSFREIDAAHGRAMARRMYEIAHESTDIVEELVSEFGIASAALTRTGQVKAAHNETTLKAAIDEADWMKREMGDAEVRILDAKGVRDETGSDVFVGGVLNPGSGGIHPLNYVRGLADGVARRGVAIYQDTPVVKLRREQGGIVAETPKGTVRAKQAIIATNSYSDLTGATAHMQHTLIPFRSAIIATEKLPRNLAGRLMPTGRTYTETKRMMRWFRMVDNRVVFGGRGAFGKQDSESAFDALRKAMVGIFPDLADLPLAFKWSGLVGMTLDSVPHIGRLDDRTLFAMGYNGAGVAMSSLMGRYLAAFVRGETPEVGLLDASRLKTIPFYPLREPAVRMVAGWYQFMDAIGR
- a CDS encoding HAD family hydrolase, whose amino-acid sequence is MPSSSSFSNFKVLTFDVVGTLIDFETGVLNAVRKISGKTPAELSDDQIFVHYKRGRDLHPERSSEVMFHVYRHLAKELKLPSDDASCDVFQLAVLRWAPFADSVEALKRLRTKFRLVAMTNADRVALSCYAHALGNPFDDTVCADDTGVAKPDPEFFAYNKGRQSAFGYKQSDILHVAQSQYHDIGIARKLGYKVCWIERRQGMPGFGGTPEVPNLTKPDFHFSTMKAFADAAIGAAA
- a CDS encoding ABC transporter ATP-binding protein, with the protein product MDKRAESVEIRSASKAYGAVRALDDVSLNVGAGEFVSLLGPSGSGKTTLLGILGGFILPSSGTILFGGRDVTWMPPHKRDIGVVFQNYALFPHMSVGENVAFPLRARHLPKSKWPDKVRTALAMVGLAGYEARGVAQLSGGQRQRVALARAMIFEPRLILMDEPLSALDKQLRESMQIELRALHRRIGATIIYVTHDQREALTMSDRVAVMKDGRLIQIDEPARLHDHPADSFVASFIGEATLLPVRRLDDCSVALGNAVLRSARAIPASDALMLAVHSEKLLIDDGAGDATCNRLTGTVTDVVYQGESLRLFLALADGTALSLRQPSHHEAHRRIPPVGGSLSVTLHPEDTIVVPKAGA
- a CDS encoding LysR family transcriptional regulator, producing MPELRRMLPSSNALFVFDAAARNGSFTAAAAELNVTQPAVSRMLGQFEDHLGVRLFDRKAGRAVLTEEGELLYRRVLDGFRSIETGLIEIERRRKGTETVTLSVSSAFTTHWLMPRIDKLQRRFPNVDLRFQLISGALRGPVENVDLGMRFRDRDEPYSGGTLVMKEVMLPVCSPGYMSEAEPAEGNTIIRLAETPGDWAADYPSFLTRRRGPAKSLSFSDYAVVVQAGLLGQGIALGWLTVTSHWLLTGALVPASDTLTTTRRVCEFLPPRNRPMRPIAAEIRDWIIEQMRGEIAQIDRLHPRLGLMAVCY
- a CDS encoding bifunctional allantoicase/(S)-ureidoglycine aminohydrolase, yielding MPSRTYHVPQGGHPAQTELLSGRAVFTNAYAVIPNSVQRDIVVSHLPHWDNTRVWVLARPLSGFAETFSHYLMEVAPRGGSELPEPDKGAEGALFVAGGKLSLKLADRERELRPGGFAYLPPGSAWSLRNRGSSPAHVHWIRKLYQRVPGLAEPDVIVTNEDSLPPSPMPDTDGRWTTTRFIDPTDIRYDMHINIVTFEPGASIPFTETHVMEHGLYVLEGKAVYRLNQDWVEVEAGDYMWLRAFCPQACYAGGPGRFRYLLYKDVNRHMVLRPFRAA
- a CDS encoding ureidoglycolate lyase → MLTLSIEPLTREAFAPFGDVVDTDGLTPLPINEGYAQRFNDLATIDVSAEGGQINISWFVASTRPAPIAIRLMERHPLGSQLFMPLNGKDWLIVVCTDPRIASTYRAFAAAGNQGVNYARNCWHHPLLVLEASSPFFVVDRKGGGDNLEEYWLEEMMRVDLAPDSILAK
- a CDS encoding C4-dicarboxylate transporter DctA — encoded protein: MPKIFKSLFFQVVIALLLGIALGMANPDLALQMKPLGDGFIKLIKMLVPVIVFCVVVHGISAAGDLSKVGRVGIRSLLYFEIVTTVALVFGIALAYYFEPGAGMNIDPKTLDAKALSGFSQTAAQVAGGGVSEFLMKLIPSTMVGAFSSGDVLQVLIISIMFGCAVSLCGERARPVVEFVERVNEIIFKMMNFVVRLAPIGVFGAIAFTVGKYGIGSLKQLGGLVGLFYLAVVLFVIVVLGAIMRLSGFSLFKLLAYLREELMIVLGTAAGDSVLPQTMRKLEQLGIKRSTVGLVIPTGYSFNLDAFSIYLTLAAVFIAQATNTPLATGDLLAILGVALLTSKGAHGVPGSAIVVLAATLAAIPAIPAIGLVLILSVDWFIGIARALGNYVGNCVATVVVASWEGDIDRAKAHGILNGEIDPSSNGLVDAVGGDEPVPGAQTA